The genomic region GCCGCCGCCATCGCGGTGGACCGGCCGGGGACCGGTGTGTGCCCGCCAGATCGTGAACGCGGCGGCGGTCGCCGCGATCACCGCCAGGCCGAGTAGCCAGCCGCCGACGACGTCACTCGTGAAGTGCACACCGAGCGCCACCCTGCTCAGCCCGGTCACCACCGCGATCAGGGCGGCGGCGACCCAGAGCGCGACCCGCGCCGCCGCGCGTCCGACGTACGGCAGGAACACCACAAGGAGCACCCCGGCGGCCAGGGCGGCGTTAAGCGCGTGCCCGGAGGGGAACGAGTAGCCGGCGGCCCGTGCCACCGGGTCGAGCAGCTCCGGCCGGTCCCGACCGACGAGCAGCTTGAGCAGCGGACCGAGCGATCCACCGACCACCATGGTGGTCGTCACCCAGAGGGCGAGCCGGCGGGCACCCCGGCGCAGCAGCCAGATCACCACGAGCAGGGCGACGGCCCGCAGCGGCATGGGCGCGAACACGTCGGTCCAGACCCGCATCAGGGTGACCCAGGCCGGGTGGTCGAGCGCGTAGGCGTGCAGAGCCTCGGTGACCGCCTCGTCCACCCGGCGCAGCGGCGTCCAGGCCCGCAGCACCAGCAGGGCGAGCAGGGAGAACGGCACCAGCACGAGGAACGCCGCCGTCGCCGCAAGGGTCAGCCGCAGACCCCGCGCGTGGTCCGGGTCGAGACGGCGACGCCGCCAGGACGGTGGCCTGGCGGCTTCGAGGGTACGAGTGCCGGACGTGCTCATAGGGGGAGATCTACCCCGCTCGGCCGGTGCTCAGCCCTGCCGATCAGCGGGTGCGCTGACGGATGCGGCGCACCATCAGGGCCGCGCCCGTGACCAGGGCGGCCAGCAGCACAGCACCCGTCCACAGTTGCTCCGGCGGGGAGTCTTCGGCCAGACCCGCCGGTCGGGCCGTCCACCCCGTCTGCTGCCGTGGGGCGGTGAATCCGAGGGGGTCGCTGCCGGCGCCCTCCACCGGGTCGTCGTCGGCAGTGCCCGGCGCCGGGCCGAAGCCGACCACACCCGGCGACGTCTGATCGTCGAGCGGGTTGGCTGTCACCGGCGGCACCTCAGCGGTCAGCGCGGCCACCGGGTCGACCACCCCGTACCCGAAACGATCGTCGCGACCGGTCGGGCCGAGGTCCCGGGCGGTGGCCAGCAGCCGGTTGACCACCTCACCGGCGGGCATCTGCGGATAGCGCGACCGGACCAGCGCGGCGGTGGCCGCCACCAGGGGTGCGGCGAAGCTCGTGCCCTGCACCCGCCAGTAGCCGGTGGGAGGTCGGGCGCCGACCAGGCCGGTCGCGGGGGCGGTGAGCACCGTCGCCCGACCGGTGATCGACCCGGACCACAGGTTGTCGCTGCCACCGTCGAGGCCGGCGACCGCGATCACACCTGGCTCGCGGGCCGGGTACCAGACCTTCGAGTTGGTCGAGGTGGCCAGGTTGCCGGTGCAGGCGACCACCACCACGTCCCGGGCGAAGGCGTAGTCGAGAGCCGCTGCCAGGGCCGGGCTGTCGCCGCTGCCACCAAGCGACAAGTTGATCACGCGGGCGCCGTTGTCGACAGCCCACCGGACCCCCTTGGCGACGATCAGCGCGTCGTCGTAGCGGTTATCCTCGTCGAGAACCCGCACCGGCAGGATCCGGGCGTCCGGAGCAAGGCCGACCACGCCCCGCTTGTCGTCCTTGCGCCCGGCGATCAGGCCCGCGACTGTCGTGCCGTGGCCCACCGGGTCCGGACCGGCGCCGCCTGCGGGACCAACCAGGTCCACACCGCGCAGCACCTGGCCGACAAGGTCGGGATGAGAGCCGTCCACTCCGGAGTCGACCACAGCGACTGTCACGCCCCGGCCGGTCGAGGTGCGCCAGGCCGTCTCGGCGCGCAACTCGTCGAGCTGCCACTGCTCGTCGCGGACCTGGTCGGTACGGGTGACGACATCGCCGGGGGCGAACGCCATCGGCGCGCCGGCGAGCTGCCCGCCGGCGGTGGGAGCCTCGACGGACGCGGCGAAGGGCACGGCGGTCGGCGCCGCGACGGCGAGGGCCGCCGCCACACCGAGCAGCGCCCGGCCGGCGACCCGCCGGGCCGCAGCCGGACAGCTGTGCCGAACCCCAGTCACATCCCCAGCCATTCACCCCGACGGAACCATGACGATCGGAGATTACCGGTTTCCCCACCCGTCCCGGGAGGAACCGCGAAGACGGGTCATGGTGGCGGCAGGTGGGCGAGCTGAACGAGGCGTACACCCTCTCGCCGGGTGACCAGCCGACCACGACCCGGCGGCAGCGGGCCGGGCCGCACCGGCCCGACGAGCGCGCCCTCGTCCGGGCTTCCCGCCATCACCAGACCGGCTGTCGACAGTTCCCGCAGCCGCTGCACGATCGGCTCGTACTGGGCCCGGCCCGCCCCGCCCGTGCGGCGGGCCAGCACCAGGTGCAGCCCGACGTCCCGGGCGTGTGGCAGGTGCTCCTCCAGCGCCCGCAACGGGTTCGCCGGACCGGCAGCCACCAGGTCGTAGTCGTCGACGAGCACGAACAGCTCCGGCCCCGACCACCAGGACCTGTCGCGCAACTGCTGCGGAGTGACCTCCGGGCCGGCGGCCCGCCGCTCCAGATAGCCGGCGGCCGACTCGACCAGGTCGGCGGTGTGCGCCGCCGCGGTGCCGTACCCGATCAGGTGTGGCGTCTCGATGGCGTCCAGCAGGCTGCGTCGATAGTCGACAAGGATCACCCGGGCCTGCTCGGGCGTGAACCGGGTGATGATCGAGGTGGCCAACGCCCGCAGGAACGACGACTTGCCGCACTCCGCGTCGCCGAAGACCACGAAGTGCGGCTCGGTCGCGAAGTCGAGCAGCACCGGACGCAGGTCCGCCTCGGCGATCCCGATCGGCAGCCGCAGCCCGGTCGCCGCGGCGAGATCCAGTTCGGTGTACGGCAACACGGGCGGAAGGACCCGCACCCGGGGCGCGGCAGGGCCGGTCCAACTGTCGGCGACCCGCTTGACCAGATCGGTGGTGTCCCCGCCCTCGGCGGTGAGCTGCGGCAGCGCGGTCAGGAAGTGCAGGCTCTCGGCCGTCACACCCCGCCCGGGCTGCTCCGGCACGTTCGCCGCTGCCCTCCGCGCCACAAGCGAATCCGCCGGGTCGCCGAGGCGCAGCTCCAGCCGGGAGCCGAACAGGTCCCGGATCGCCGGACGGAAATCCAGCCAGCGCAGCGCCGTCGCGACGACGTGCACCCCGTACGACAGGCCGCGGGTGGCCAGGTCGGTGACCAGGGGCTCCAGATCGTCGTACTCGCCACGGACGGTGCTCCAGCCGTCGATCACCAGGAACACGTCGCCGAACGGGTCCGCTCCCGGCTGGCTGGCCGCGCCCACGGCGGCCCGACGCTGCCGGTACGCCGACATCGACTCCACGCCCAGCTCGTCGAAGCGGCGCTCCCGCTCGGCCAACAGCGTGGTCATCTCGCCGACGGTTCGCCGAACGGCGGTCGGATCGGCCCGACCCGTCACCCCGCCCACATGTGGCAGGTCCCGCAGTGCCGCCAGGCCACCGCCGCCGAAGTCGAGGCAGTAGACCTGCACCTCGGCCGGGGTGTGGGTGAGCGCCAGCGCGCAGATCAACGTCCGCAGCGCCGTGGACTTGCCGCTCTGCGGCGCGCCGATCACCGCGACGTGCCCGGCCGCGCCGTCCAGCGCCAGCCAGAGCAGATCGCGGCGCTGCTCCAACGGCCGGTCCACCATTGCCACCGGCACGCCGAGCGCGCCGTGCAGCTCGGGGTTGCCCACCGTGAGCCCGCGCGCCGGATCCACCTCGACCGTGCCGAGCAGTTCGTCCAGGGCGGGCGGCTCACCGAGCGGCGGAAGCCAGACCTGGTGCGCGGGCGGACCCTGCCCGACGAGCCTGTCGACAAGCAGGTCGAGCAGGGTCTCCCGGCTGCTCTCGTCCTCGGCCACCATCGGCAGCGCCAGAGTGGCCGGCTCCGGCAGCGGCACCGTGTGGGTGGTGAAGGTGAGCAGACGCGCATCCGCCCCGGCTGCGGCACTCGCCGACGTGGCCCGGCGGCGGACCGCGCCGGAGACGTACGCGGCCTTGAACCGGGCCAGTGGGTCGGTGCCGGCGCGCAGGTAGCCGTGGCCCGGTGAGCGGGGCAGCTCGTGCGCGTCCGGCACGCCGAGGACCGTACGGGACTCCAGCGCGGAGAACGTGCGTAGCCCGATCCGGTACGACAGGTGGGTGTCGAGGCCGCGCAGCCGGCCCTCCTCCAGGCGCTGGCTGGCGAGCAGCAGGTGCACGCCGAGCGACCGACCCAACCGGCCGATCTGGACGAACAGGTCGATGAAGTCGGGCTTGGCGGAGAGCAGCTCGGAGAACTCGTCGCAGATCAGCAGCAGCGACGGCAACGGGGCCAGCGGGGTGCCGGCGGCACGGGCACGCTCGTAGTCGCGCACGCTTGCGAAGTTGCCGGCCCGGCGCAGCAGCTCCTGCCGGCGTACCAGCTCGCCGTTGATCGCGTCGACCATCCGGTCGACAAGCGGCAGCGCGTCGGCCAGGTTGGTGATCACCGCGGCGGTGTGCGGCAGCCTGCCGAACGGGGCGAAGGTGGCGCCGCCCTTGAAGTCGACAAGGACGAAGTTGAGCTGCTCGGAGCTGTGCGTGGCGGCCAAGCCCAGCACCAGCGTGCGGAGCAGCTCGGACTTGCCGGAGCCGGTCGCGCCGATGAGCAGGCCGTGCGGACCCATCCCGTCCTGCGCGGACTCCTTGAGGTCCAACTCGATGGCACCTCCGTCGGCGCCCACCCCGATCGGCACCCGCAGGCGGTCCCGGGCCGAGCGGGGTGCCCAGCCCTGCTCGGCGGTGAAGCTCTCCGGGTCGCCGAGACCGAGCAGCTCCGGCAGGCCCAGCTCGGCGTGCAGCGGCGCGTCCGGACCGCGTGCCGTGCCGGCGAGCCGCAGCGGTGCCAACCGTCGGGCGACCGCCTCGGCGTCGGTCAGGTCGAGCTGATCGGCGATGCCCACCTCCGCATGGCCCTCGATCGAGAAGGAGTGCAGCCGCCGGCCGCGCAGCTCCAGCAGCAACGCGTACCTGTCGAGCAGGCGAGGTGGCGGAGTTTCCAGGTCCAGAACGGTGACCGCGTCGATGCCGCCGTCACCTGTCAGGTCGCTGGCGCCGGTCAGGTCGCCGCCGTCGAGGACCACCACCACGTGCGGACCGTCTGTGGCCGTACCGGCCGGGCTGAACCGGGAGCGGCTTGCCAGTACGTCGCCGAGCAGCCGTTCCAGGTCGGCGACCGAGGTGGTGACCAGCCGCACCGCGCCGAGCGCGTCGGTGCGCACGGGGTGGTGGGCGTGCGGAAGCCACTTCACCCACTCCCACTCGGCTCGGCGTTCCGGCCCCGCGCAGATCGCGATCAGCAACTCGTCGGCGGCGTGGAAGACCGCCAGCTGGGTCAGTACGGCCCGGACCAGGGACTGCGCCGCCGGGTCGCCGGTGTGCGGCCCGCCGGTGGCCGGCGTGCTGCCCGTGCCGCTGCGCACGTGCACCCGGGCGAAGCTGCGCAGCGACAGGGCCACAGGCAGTTCCGGCACCACCGAGTACGCGTCCAGGAAGCGGCGCAGCGCACCTGCGGTCATCGGCTCCAGCTCCTCAAGCGGCCGGGTCACCGGTGGGACAAGGGGGGTGGCGAGCGTCTGCGGCCCGACGGCGACCCGTACGACAGCGAAGTCCGGGTCAGCGGGACGCCGCTCCCAGACCCGGTGGCTGTCCACAGTCGACCAGAGGCGGCCCGGATCCGGGTGCCGGTAGTAGAGCCCTGCCCGCTGTTGCCCGGCCGTCTGCCGGACCCGGCGACGCAGGGTTGCCAGGTGGCGCAGGTACTCCCGGCGGGCCGCCATCATCTCCGACTTCTTCGGCATGCCCGAGGCGCTGCCCCAGGACGTCACGAGCATCGCCAGTGAGGAGAGCCCGAACATCCCTCCCACCACGTACGAGTAGGCGCCGCCACCCCTGCCGAACATCATCGCCATCGCCACGGTGCCGCCAAGCATGGGCAGCAGCATGAGCATCTGCTGCCACCGTCCACCGGTCACCGCGGGGATCTCCGGCGGCGCCTCGACCGGCAGGTCACCGGCGGGGATCTCCGGTGCCGGCCGGCGCGGCGGACGCTTGATGATGACTGTGGACACTCGGCCTCCTGACAGCGCTGGGTAACCCGAGGCTGGCTCATCGTAGGTAAAGTCCTGTCGTCCGCGCAGCCTCCGATCCCCCTCGATATGGAGACCAGTCGATGACAGCAGGGCTGGCCCGCGTCACCATCAGTGCGCCGCAGCGGCGGGTGGACGTCGCACTGCCGGAGCAGACGCCGCTGGCGGAGCTGCTGCCCGACGTGCTCCGACACGCCGGTGAGGGCCTGGCCGACGACGGCGAACGGCACGGCGGCTGGGTGCTGCGGCGCACCGACGGCGCGCTGCTGGCGACCGCTCAGGCGCTGCTGCCGCAGGGCGTACGCGACGGCGAGGTGCTGCACCTGGTGCCGGCCCACACCCACTGGCCCGAGCTTGAGTACGACGACGTGGTGGAGGCGATCGCCGACGGCGCCCGGCGTCGCGGCGGTGCCTGGTCACCCACAGCCACCCGGGTCGCCGGCCTGGCCGGTGCGGCGGTGCCGCTCGCCGTCGGGCTGCTCGCCCTGCTCGTCAGCGGCCCGACGCTCCGCAGCGGCTGGCTCGCTGCGACGATCGTGGCACTGCTGCTCACTGTTGCCGGCGGGGTCGCCTCCCGGGCCAACGGCGACGGCGTGGCCGGGGCGACACTCGGCGGGTACGCCCTGCCGTACGCGTTCGTCGCCGGCGCCCTCGCGGTCGGCTCGGGCGATCCGGTCGGGCCACTGGGGCTGGCACGCTGGGTCGGCGCTCCCGAACTGCTTGCCGGTTCGGTGGCGCTGCTGCTGGTGGCCCTGCTCGGGCTGCTCGGGGTGGCAAGTCGACTGCGGGTCTTCGTAGCCGGCGTCACCGTCGGCCTTGTCGGCGCCGGTGCGGCTCTCGGCGCGCTGCTGCTGACCCCGGCCGGCACGGCAGCGGTGCTGCTCAGCGCCCTGGTCTTCGCCGTTGGCGCGATCCCGCTGCTGGCGATCCGGTTGGGCAAGCTGCCGCTGCCGCCGATCACCCTGCCGGCCACCGCGTCCAACGGCGAGCCGGAGCGGGCCCGGGACCTGCCGGATCGGGGTCGGGTGCACGCGGCCGTGGCCCGTACCGAGGAGATGCTCACCGGGATGCTGCTCGGGCACGCCCTGCTCGTGGTTGCCGCGGCGGCGGTGCTCGGGACCTCCGGTGGCACGGCCGGGCGGGTGCTGGTGGCGGTGGTCTCGGCCGTGCTGCTGCTGCGCTCGCGACTGTTCGTGGCGCTGCGGCACCGGGTGCCGACGGTGCTCGCCGGGCTGGCCGGCTACGCGGTGCTCGGCGCCGTACTCGTCGATCGGGCCGATGGCACCGGGCGGCTGGCGCTGGCCCTGGGCGGTGCGGCGCTGGGCCTGGTGGCCGTGGCCGCCGGCACCGGATACGCCCGCCGGCCGGTCTCGCCGTACCTCGGCAGGGTCGCCGACCTCACCGACACGGCGCTCGTGGTCGCCGTGGTGCCGGTCGCCTGCGCGGTGCTCGACCTGTACGACAGGGCCCGGGGGCTGCTCGGCTGAGCGGCTCCCGGGCCCGGTGCGTCAGGGTGCGTCAGTGCAGGGTCTCGCCGCGCGCCTCGGCGTCGCGGGCACGCTGGTACGAGGCGTGGATCTCGGCCTCGGCCTCGGTGCGGCCGACCCAGGTCGCGCCCTCCACCGACTTGCCGGGCTCCAGGTCCTTGTAGACCTCGAAGAAGTGCTGGA from Micromonospora profundi harbors:
- a CDS encoding phosphatase PAP2 family protein, giving the protein MSTSGTRTLEAARPPSWRRRRLDPDHARGLRLTLAATAAFLVLVPFSLLALLVLRAWTPLRRVDEAVTEALHAYALDHPAWVTLMRVWTDVFAPMPLRAVALLVVIWLLRRGARRLALWVTTTMVVGGSLGPLLKLLVGRDRPELLDPVARAAGYSFPSGHALNAALAAGVLLVVFLPYVGRAAARVALWVAAALIAVVTGLSRVALGVHFTSDVVGGWLLGLAVIAATAAAFTIWRAHTGPRPVHRDGGGDVGAAEADKRSTGG
- the mycP gene encoding type VII secretion-associated serine protease mycosin; translation: MAGDVTGVRHSCPAAARRVAGRALLGVAAALAVAAPTAVPFAASVEAPTAGGQLAGAPMAFAPGDVVTRTDQVRDEQWQLDELRAETAWRTSTGRGVTVAVVDSGVDGSHPDLVGQVLRGVDLVGPAGGAGPDPVGHGTTVAGLIAGRKDDKRGVVGLAPDARILPVRVLDEDNRYDDALIVAKGVRWAVDNGARVINLSLGGSGDSPALAAALDYAFARDVVVVACTGNLATSTNSKVWYPAREPGVIAVAGLDGGSDNLWSGSITGRATVLTAPATGLVGARPPTGYWRVQGTSFAAPLVAATAALVRSRYPQMPAGEVVNRLLATARDLGPTGRDDRFGYGVVDPVAALTAEVPPVTANPLDDQTSPGVVGFGPAPGTADDDPVEGAGSDPLGFTAPRQQTGWTARPAGLAEDSPPEQLWTGAVLLAALVTGAALMVRRIRQRTR
- the eccCa gene encoding type VII secretion protein EccCa, yielding MSTVIIKRPPRRPAPEIPAGDLPVEAPPEIPAVTGGRWQQMLMLLPMLGGTVAMAMMFGRGGGAYSYVVGGMFGLSSLAMLVTSWGSASGMPKKSEMMAARREYLRHLATLRRRVRQTAGQQRAGLYYRHPDPGRLWSTVDSHRVWERRPADPDFAVVRVAVGPQTLATPLVPPVTRPLEELEPMTAGALRRFLDAYSVVPELPVALSLRSFARVHVRSGTGSTPATGGPHTGDPAAQSLVRAVLTQLAVFHAADELLIAICAGPERRAEWEWVKWLPHAHHPVRTDALGAVRLVTTSVADLERLLGDVLASRSRFSPAGTATDGPHVVVVLDGGDLTGASDLTGDGGIDAVTVLDLETPPPRLLDRYALLLELRGRRLHSFSIEGHAEVGIADQLDLTDAEAVARRLAPLRLAGTARGPDAPLHAELGLPELLGLGDPESFTAEQGWAPRSARDRLRVPIGVGADGGAIELDLKESAQDGMGPHGLLIGATGSGKSELLRTLVLGLAATHSSEQLNFVLVDFKGGATFAPFGRLPHTAAVITNLADALPLVDRMVDAINGELVRRQELLRRAGNFASVRDYERARAAGTPLAPLPSLLLICDEFSELLSAKPDFIDLFVQIGRLGRSLGVHLLLASQRLEEGRLRGLDTHLSYRIGLRTFSALESRTVLGVPDAHELPRSPGHGYLRAGTDPLARFKAAYVSGAVRRRATSASAAAGADARLLTFTTHTVPLPEPATLALPMVAEDESSRETLLDLLVDRLVGQGPPAHQVWLPPLGEPPALDELLGTVEVDPARGLTVGNPELHGALGVPVAMVDRPLEQRRDLLWLALDGAAGHVAVIGAPQSGKSTALRTLICALALTHTPAEVQVYCLDFGGGGLAALRDLPHVGGVTGRADPTAVRRTVGEMTTLLAERERRFDELGVESMSAYRQRRAAVGAASQPGADPFGDVFLVIDGWSTVRGEYDDLEPLVTDLATRGLSYGVHVVATALRWLDFRPAIRDLFGSRLELRLGDPADSLVARRAAANVPEQPGRGVTAESLHFLTALPQLTAEGGDTTDLVKRVADSWTGPAAPRVRVLPPVLPYTELDLAAATGLRLPIGIAEADLRPVLLDFATEPHFVVFGDAECGKSSFLRALATSIITRFTPEQARVILVDYRRSLLDAIETPHLIGYGTAAAHTADLVESAAGYLERRAAGPEVTPQQLRDRSWWSGPELFVLVDDYDLVAAGPANPLRALEEHLPHARDVGLHLVLARRTGGAGRAQYEPIVQRLRELSTAGLVMAGSPDEGALVGPVRPGPLPPGRGRLVTRREGVRLVQLAHLPPP
- the eccD gene encoding type VII secretion integral membrane protein EccD, which encodes MTAGLARVTISAPQRRVDVALPEQTPLAELLPDVLRHAGEGLADDGERHGGWVLRRTDGALLATAQALLPQGVRDGEVLHLVPAHTHWPELEYDDVVEAIADGARRRGGAWSPTATRVAGLAGAAVPLAVGLLALLVSGPTLRSGWLAATIVALLLTVAGGVASRANGDGVAGATLGGYALPYAFVAGALAVGSGDPVGPLGLARWVGAPELLAGSVALLLVALLGLLGVASRLRVFVAGVTVGLVGAGAALGALLLTPAGTAAVLLSALVFAVGAIPLLAIRLGKLPLPPITLPATASNGEPERARDLPDRGRVHAAVARTEEMLTGMLLGHALLVVAAAAVLGTSGGTAGRVLVAVVSAVLLLRSRLFVALRHRVPTVLAGLAGYAVLGAVLVDRADGTGRLALALGGAALGLVAVAAGTGYARRPVSPYLGRVADLTDTALVVAVVPVACAVLDLYDRARGLLG